One genomic window of Heptranchias perlo isolate sHepPer1 unplaced genomic scaffold, sHepPer1.hap1 HAP1_SCAFFOLD_62, whole genome shotgun sequence includes the following:
- the LOC137317431 gene encoding uncharacterized protein encodes MRMDTDPNTAITELLTKCDDYQLFQLTKFYRDRLEQAIEEGVEGVSSLLTYERHFSGQEHRKVTGLVEKGNRADSSNLLLNLVMENGSRARRVMWESFVKMQHAVPKLDKILNEMQELGPDPFDYMNIGRSLTEIPSHLKDVQEKHKETLRVQTETLRVNTILIKEKVKIFQLVNPYTELTVISTVRDRTLAEHELLARGREHEEWREKHLRRELEKIQTDQLFQSSFFPEKMQIWEFSSGERSRGDWKNNNGTKDCL; translated from the exons atgagaatggacacag atccgaacactgcaatcactgagttgctgacaaagtgcgacgattaccaactgttccagttgacgaaattctaccgggacagattggaacaggcgattgaagagggggtggagggcgtcagctcgttgttaacatacgagagacatttcagtggacaggaacatcgg AAAGTCACTGGtctcgtggagaagggaaacagggcggacagttccaaccttctcctaaatctggtgatggagaacggctctcgggcccgaagggtgatgtgggaatcctttgtgaaaatgcagcatgcggtaccaaagttggacaaaatactgaacgagatgcaggaacttg gtcctgatccatttgattatatgaacatcggacgaaGTTTAACTGAAATACCCAGTCATCTGAAAG ATGTTCaagagaaacacaaggaaacactccgggtccaaacggaaacactgagagtgaacacaatcctaataaaggagaaggttaagattttccagctggtcaatccatacactgagctaacggtcatttctactgttcgagatcggacacttgcagaacatgaactgctggcaagaggccgagagcatgaagagtggagagagaaacatctccggagagaactggaaaaaatccaaactgatcaattgttccagagcagttttttcCCGGAGAAAATgcaaatctgggagttcagcagcggtgagcggagtcgcggggattggaaaaacaacaatggtacaaaagattgtttatga
- the LOC137317433 gene encoding NACHT, LRR and PYD domains-containing protein 4C-like, with protein sequence MIDWLKEKVEGEIGNTACESDERDLLNTFHYLFEFQNKTLSRVTVGSVETITFNGLRLTPIYCALLSHGIGLCGITKHLDLENCSIQCEGLQRLGPVLHKCQVLRLGNNKLGDSGVKLLSATLRNPDCKIQELGLDDVGLTESCTEDLVSALSTNRKLTGLNLGSNHFADRSVPAHRSLILTRRSLEWIWLWRNQFSSNGKRHLESLQESRPGLSVGV encoded by the exons ATGATTGATTGGCTGAAGGAGAAAGttgaaggagagattggaaaTACAGCTTGTGAATCTGATGaaagggacctcctgaacacattccactacctgtttgagtttCAGAATAAAACACTGTctcgggtcacagtgggatctgtggaaacaatTACATTTAATGGATTGCGACTGACCCCTATTTACTGTGCGCTGCTGTCTCATGGCATTGGACTCTGTGGTATAACAAAACACCTCGATCTGGAGAACTGctccattcagtgtgaaggactccagcggctgggacccgtactacacaaatgccaggtgttgag actgggtaataataaactgggagattcaggagtgaaactactgtctgcgactctgaggaacccggactgtaaaatacaggaactggg tttggatgatgtcggtctcacagaatcttgtaccgaggatctcgtctccgctctcagtacaaaccgtaaACTGACGGGTCTGAACCTTGGATCAAACCACTTcgcagaccgatctgtccccgctcaccgctccctcatactgacccgtaggagtctggagtggatctg gctttggaggaatcagttcagttcaaacggaaagagacacctggagtcactgcaggaatccagacccggactgagtgtgggagtgtga